The following is a genomic window from Desulfitobacterium chlororespirans DSM 11544.
TCAGTGTCACTTTATCCCCTACATTGTGCTTATAAATCTCCCCAATCAGTTCAGTGGAGTTTTCAACTTTGACATCATTCACATGAGTAATCACATCGCCTTCCTGAATTCCCGCTTTTCCGGCGGGTCCTTCAGGATTGACTTCATAGATATAGGCCCCCAGGGGTAGATTTTGCTCTTTGGCATAAAGAAGATATTGATCGCTGACCGAGACTGAGAGAGCAGGATGTTTTGCTGCGCCATTTTCAATAAGTTGGGTGATGATGGAAGTGGCTTCAGTGATAGGAATAGCAAAGCCCATACCTTCAAATCCACTTTCAGCATATTTGGCTGAGTTAATGCCGATGATTTCCCCGGAGTAATTGACCAGGGGGCCGCCGCTGTTGCCAGGATTGATAGCGGCATCCGTTTGCAGCATATTGTAGAGGGTGGATTCGCCGGACATCTGGAGAGTACGGTTGGTGGCGGAGATAACGCCTGCTGTTACGGAACGGGCAAACTTGTTTCCTCCCGGATTTCCGATGGCGACGACAAACTCCCCTACTTCAATTTGGGAAGAGTCCCCCAGTTTTACTTCAGTGAGATTGCTGGTATCGGAGATCTGCAGGACGGCTAAATCAGTGCGAGCGTCTGAGCCGATTAGCTTGGCCTCAAGGTTGCGGCCATCACTGAGGCTGACCGTGATTTTTTGAGCCTTTTCAATCACATGATAGTTGGTTACGATATAACCATTCTGTGCATCAATGATAAATCCGGAACCAGTTCCTGCTTCCACCAGCTCGGAGCTCTGGGTATTATCTCTGGAGCCTAAGCCAAATCCGTACCTATAGGCATTGGAAACGGTTTGGTAATTCGAGACGCCCACTACTGCTGGGCCTACGTCTTTGGCTACTTGAACCACAGGAGAATTGGATTCATCCGTTTGGGTATTGGCGAGAAGGGTCACGGGGCTGGCGGTGCCTGGGGAATTTAGATTGGCTTGCGCCTCGATAGCGCTAAGGGTCTGCGGATAGACATATTGGAGAAGCGATACTGATGAGACTCCGCCGAGAAGAGCACTGATAATACATAAAGCTGCTAAAGGAAGTAGCCGGTTTTTTTTCTCATTCATAAATTGAACCCCCTTGTGTATAAAATCGCTGAACAAAGATTTCTCTTAATGACCTAAGTATAAGACATTACTCTGAGTCAAACCTGATCAGAAACTGAAAAGAAGCTGAATATTTTATGATGATTTTATGAACATGCTATAATTAAAAATGCTATCATAAAAAAGATCCAATAATAGTATAACAGGTTAATCATTAATGTAAAAACGGCTGAACACGTTCCAATGAACCGTGTCAGCCGTTGTGTTCTCCACTTATTTCAATCTACGATTGATTTCCGATGGCCTTATTTAAATCCTTGATAAGGCTGGGGACATCGATCCCATGGGCCATAGCGCCTTGTTCAACATTTTCAAAACGGGCTGCCATGCAGCCAAAGCAATGCATGCCGTATTTTTGGAAGACTTCTACCGACTGTGGGTATTTTTCTACAACATCAGTAATTTTTTCAGCACCAGTAAGCATAGTTTTCTCTCCTTTTAACGCATATTAGGTTTACCCTTAATATTGTACCTTATTAATAAAATATAACCCAATATTTTTTTGTAATTTTTGACTGAGGTCAGTTCTTTTTAAGTTATTCGTGATAGTATGAGATGGCTTATTATTTTAAATTGGTGCGGATAAACTAGGGATAAGGAAAGAGAGGGTTTTTGCCTATGGACCGATTAGTACTCATTATACTGGCAGTTGGTCTGATTTCAATTGGGACAACTGTTCTTCTGGGAAAAATGGCATCAAGAATAAGATTTCTGAAATATTTGCCAGGGG
Proteins encoded in this region:
- a CDS encoding S1C family serine protease, with product MNEKKNRLLPLAALCIISALLGGVSSVSLLQYVYPQTLSAIEAQANLNSPGTASPVTLLANTQTDESNSPVVQVAKDVGPAVVGVSNYQTVSNAYRYGFGLGSRDNTQSSELVEAGTGSGFIIDAQNGYIVTNYHVIEKAQKITVSLSDGRNLEAKLIGSDARTDLAVLQISDTSNLTEVKLGDSSQIEVGEFVVAIGNPGGNKFARSVTAGVISATNRTLQMSGESTLYNMLQTDAAINPGNSGGPLVNYSGEIIGINSAKYAESGFEGMGFAIPITEATSIITQLIENGAAKHPALSVSVSDQYLLYAKEQNLPLGAYIYEVNPEGPAGKAGIQEGDVITHVNDVKVENSTELIGEIYKHNVGDKVTLTFIRDGQTKAVQVTLGEITS
- a CDS encoding DUF1858 domain-containing protein; its protein translation is MLTGAEKITDVVEKYPQSVEVFQKYGMHCFGCMAARFENVEQGAMAHGIDVPSLIKDLNKAIGNQS